A window of Drosophila nasuta strain 15112-1781.00 unplaced genomic scaffold, ASM2355853v1 ctg14_pilon, whole genome shotgun sequence contains these coding sequences:
- the LOC132797546 gene encoding uncharacterized protein LOC132797546 isoform X5, translating to MQNMFYDLQSATLEEIRQAFSRICRDYLTGRWKVATPEQLVVKRISGGLSNFLYYVSLPDLDDLDQQEVLKIEQEQKNKQGNNIISNQVKVTSPFAKNNNIYTESNETKEVAVESPESLILDIVSGGDGDINADDDDDTAQRANPANKRRRFDSDCGDSTFLKRLHTAKQEPREVLLRIYGQTHGDHALESMITESVVFTLLSERNFGPKLYGIFPGGRIEQYIPHYQTSLFNCHVFNDIWNIMERKSVKGYSIFNSKPYRNLSN from the exons GCCACACTTGAAGAAATTCGACAAGCCTTTTCTCGAATTTGTCGTGACTATCTCACCGGACGCTGGAAGGTGGCAACCCCAGAGCAACTCGTGGTAAAACGGATTAG TGGCGGTTTATCCAATTTTCTGTATTATGTAAGTCTCCCAGACTTAGACGACTTAGATCAGCAGGAAGTGTTAAAGATagagcaagagcaaaaaaataagcaagGTAATAATATCATTAGCAACCAAGTCAAAGTTACATCGCCATTTGCTAAGAATAACAATATATACACTGAATCCAATGAGACAAAAGAAGTTGCTGTGGAGTCGCCAGAATCTTTAATTCTGGACATTGTTTCTGGTGGTGATGGCGATAttaatgctgatgatgatgacgatacAGCTCAGAGGGCAAACCCGGCAAATAAACGACGACGTTTTGATAGTGACTGTGGGGATTCAACTTTCTTAAAACGTTTACACACCGCAAAGCAAGAACCTCGGGAG GTTTTGCTGCGGATCTATGGACAAACTCATGGCGATCATGCTTTGGAAAGTATGATTACTGAATCGGTTGTATTTACATTGTTAAGTGAACGCAACTTTGGACCTAAGCTCTACGGCATTTTTCCTGGAGGACGCATTGAGCAATATATACCG CACTATCAAACGTCGTTGTTTAATTGCCACGTTTTTAACGATATTTGGAATATCATGGAACGGAAAAGTGTGAAGggttatagtatttttaattcgAAACCTTATAGAAATTTGtctaattaa